Part of the Nicotiana sylvestris chromosome 5, ASM39365v2, whole genome shotgun sequence genome is shown below.
CATTAGATCATCTCTTTCATATTCTACATTTGCAATTTTTCACCTAAGGCATCATTATCTTTCTTCAGGTTCTCAATTGTTTCCTTTAAGTCAACTACAACGACTACTAGGTCATCTCTAGTTTGTTCTGCTTCTTCTAAATCCACAGTTAAAGAATCTTTATCATTTATAAGACTGTGATAAACATAAATTAATACATTTGCCAATGATATGAGTTTTTTCGGAGAAtaagatttcagatttctctgaacatccagaaaatttacctcatcatcgtcatcatcttcatcatcacCAGACTGAGCCATCAAGGCAAAGATTGAATCATACTCAGTTGCTTCACTTTCCACTTCCATCATTAAACTATCACTATGatcattttcttcttcaaattcgctGGAAGAGTCTCCCCATACAGCAAGAGCTTGTTTTACAACATTATTAGTGGCATTCTTTCTACTGAAGCATTTATCCGGAACTGGGTTCGTCTTGGCTGCTTTGTCAAAGTTTTTTTTGTACTGATCTTGCTTTAGGAGAGGTCAATCCTTGATGAAGTGTCCTGGCTTGCCACATTTATGACAAAGGTCATAATTTTTTGGCTTGCTAGAACTTTTCCTTTTTGGAATGCCTCCATTCCTACAAACCATTTTTTGGGAATCTTCTTTTCAAGTAAGTCATATCACCATCCTCACCACCTGATCATTATTGTCCGTCTTGAGGATCAGGTTCTTCTCCCTCTTGGgatctcttctttcattgtccttcttcttcttcttcttcttcctcttcttcttcttcttcatttcatatGCTTTCAGATTGCCGACAAACTCATAAATGGTTAGCTCCTACAAGTCCTTCGCCTCTGTAACAACGTtcactttgctttcccaagaactaGGTAGCACACTAAGGATTTTTCTGACAAGCTTGTTTCTTGGAATGATTTCACCAAGAGAGTGAAGCTCATTGATTATAGAGGTAAATCGAGCATGCATATCTTGGATGGATTCATCGTATTTCATCCTGAAGAGGTCGTATTCAGTTGTGAGCATGTAGATCTTGGATTGCTTCACCTGTGTTGTTCCTTTATGAGCTGTCTGAAGGGTTTCCCAAATTTCCTTGGCTGACTGACATGCTGATATCCTGTTGTATTCGTCATGACCAATGCCACaaacaagaattttctttgcacgaaaattcttctctACTGCCTTTCGATCAGCATCATTGAATTCCTTCCTTGTCTTGGGAATGTCTATAGCTGGGTCGCCAAGATTCTTGGTAGGAACAAAGGGTCCATCACAGATAACATCCCATAACTCTAAATCTTCAGCCATGATGAAGTCGGGCATTCTGGTCTTCCATTATCCATAATATTGTTCGTTGAACCTTGGTGGTCTGTAAGTAGACTGACCTTCTTCGAAGTTTGGAggagcagccatgaggatcctttctaggtgttaacctgatagaaagaacccgctctgataccaattgatagaatataagggtccaccaaactctatagagaaccaggttctctatcagtTCCAATAGAACATACGCACACTGTAGTAAGTAAATGACAAGAGGAATTTTATGTGGAAAATATCCAACTGAATGGGATTAGAAATCACGACCTACCCTTGTTGGATTTCTACTTTACTACTGggcaacttttagattacaacctatgcaacttaggaattaacctcttagtccctcactaacttgtaatgctttattacaagccactttgtaataactctattacaaagactttacaactcgactaactctagccaagactcaaacacAAAGGTTTAAGATTTACAAAGGGTTTCCTACAGAATACTTCTAaataagctaagtaggaattacaattgaagaactattacaaagttacaactcaactaaggacatataaTGACTTGCTGtggggaactggtccgtagtagtgtTGTTCTTattcttgatgcacttgagaattgatTACTTGATGATCAATGACCTGGGAGTGCTTGAGTGAATTCTCTAAGTGTGAAAATGCtttgttttaccttccttgatgttaataatacatgtgtgacatcacttacaatgatgtaagtaAGGTAGGTAAAAAACCTTCCTCAGAaagttgactgttgcactgttcaTATGTTGTAGCGTGTGCAGGTAGCAACTTTTCcagctggagagttgacttcatacagttACCTCGGGAGCTGGTAGCGACATGTTCCCTCTATTGTTCCTTTGACTCTAACAAGTTGAATTGTGTCCCAGCTGGAGACATGTTGATCTTTTAAGGTCCTGAAGAAGTGTCTCTGGTTCTttacagtaagtttgttagatcatcaaaacataacagAGATACACATATAACCTATCAATTACAATTGGTTATTGTTTATTACTGCTATTTTTTAATAATATCAATTAATTTACTCCACAAATTTGCACAGGCAAAAGGTTAATCAAGAATTAGATTAGTGATGGGAGTTTGATCCAATATTTATTTCAGATCATCTTCTTATACATCTCTTCAATATCATAACTAGATGGTGTTCGAGAACCTCTTTAAAATTTAAAGATGTAACCAAAAAATCTAGCACTAGACAAATCTTTATTGGTCCGGTAGTAATTACACTTTCAAATCTGTGTTGCCAATGAATAGGATTTTTTTTCATCAAAAGCAATCGTCAGTTGGAGCTCGAGaatcaaataataaaaatttGTTCTATTTTTATTTGGAAGATGAATATATCTAAAAAAAAGCCTCTTGAGGAGAAATAGTCTTTAATTATCCCTGTTGTCTATGCAATTCTTTTTTATTAATGTTTCAAATTCTTTCTCTTATTTCTTTTAATGTGTGAAAGGATCtttggtttgaattgaagagaaaaagaaagaggggACAATTTAACTCTCCCACTAAGaatattttgtttttttgaaCTGACTACATGACAAACAAAAGGTTAGATTTGGGATGAGAAATATCACAAATAAGTAAATGTTTATTTTTGCTTGAACGATGAAATATTATTAATACTTAACTAGTAACATTACATAGGAGTGATGCCTCATTAGGGACATCTATGGTACTTGATCCAGAAGGGCTGCTTGTCGTAGGATTACAAAAACTATTGAGATTTCCAAGTTCAGCCAGCCTATTTAGTACATTGGTAGATACTAGTCTAG
Proteins encoded:
- the LOC138869314 gene encoding uncharacterized protein; this encodes MPDFIMAEDLELWDVICDGPFVPTKNLGDPAIDIPKTRKEFNDADRKAVEKNFRAKKILVCGIGHDEYNRISACQSAKEIWETLQTAHKGTTQVKQSKIYMLTTEYDLFRMKYDESIQDMHARFTSIINELHSLGEIIPRNKLVRKILSVLPSSWESKVNVVTEAKDL